In one window of Agromyces badenianii DNA:
- the cydB gene encoding cytochrome d ubiquinol oxidase subunit II, with protein sequence MDLSVLWFWIVAFLFVGYFVLDGFDFGVGMSLPFLGRDETDRRVLINTIGPVWDLNETWVIVAGASLFAAFPEWYATLFSGFYLALLLILLALIARGVSFEYRHQRPEAAWKRRFDWMIIVGSAVPALLWGVAFANIVQGVPLDADYNYIGSFFDLLNPYALLGGATTLLLFFTHGVVFVALKTEGDIRDRARALATRAGAITVVVAASFLVWTGFAFGSGWFWILAAVAAVALIGSWLANVRGAEGWAFVLMAVTIAAAVFALFASLFPDVMPASNDPANSLTIANASSTPYTLTVMTWTAVIFLPLILAYQGWTYWIFRKRVTRTHIEAAAH encoded by the coding sequence CTGGATCGTCGCCTTCCTGTTCGTCGGCTACTTCGTGCTCGACGGGTTCGACTTCGGCGTCGGCATGTCCCTGCCGTTCCTCGGCAGGGACGAGACCGACCGTCGCGTGCTGATCAACACGATCGGCCCCGTTTGGGACCTCAACGAGACCTGGGTGATCGTCGCGGGAGCCTCTCTCTTCGCGGCGTTTCCCGAGTGGTACGCGACGCTCTTCTCGGGGTTCTATCTCGCCCTCCTCCTGATCCTGCTCGCGCTCATCGCCCGCGGCGTCTCCTTCGAGTACCGGCACCAGCGCCCTGAAGCGGCGTGGAAGCGACGCTTCGACTGGATGATCATCGTGGGCAGCGCCGTGCCGGCGCTCCTCTGGGGCGTCGCATTCGCCAACATCGTGCAGGGCGTGCCGCTCGATGCCGACTACAACTACATCGGCAGCTTCTTCGATCTGCTGAACCCGTACGCGCTGCTCGGCGGCGCCACGACGCTGCTCCTGTTCTTCACGCACGGCGTCGTGTTCGTCGCCCTGAAGACCGAGGGCGACATCCGCGATCGGGCGCGGGCGCTCGCGACCAGGGCCGGCGCCATCACCGTGGTCGTCGCGGCGTCCTTCCTCGTGTGGACCGGCTTCGCATTCGGATCGGGCTGGTTCTGGATCCTCGCCGCCGTCGCCGCGGTCGCGCTCATCGGCTCCTGGCTGGCGAACGTTCGCGGAGCGGAGGGCTGGGCGTTCGTGCTGATGGCCGTCACGATCGCGGCCGCCGTGTTCGCGCTGTTCGCCTCGCTCTTCCCCGACGTCATGCCGGCCTCGAACGATCCCGCGAACAGCCTGACGATCGCCAATGCCTCCTCGACGCCGTACACGCTCACGGTGATGACCTGGACCGCGGTGATCTTCCTCCCGCTGATCCTCGCGTACCAGGGCTGGACCTACTGGATCTTCCGCAAGCGCGTGACGCGCACGCACATCGAGGCGGCGGCGCACTGA